A portion of the Kribbella jejuensis genome contains these proteins:
- a CDS encoding polyprenyl synthetase family protein — translation MTAVDPRPSATKVPDLLARGRELVEPSLRQALSRLDDRTRLVASYHLGWCDADGRPMTGSSGKAIRPGLALLVAEAVCGAPDPAVPGGVAVELVHNFSLIHDDLMDRDAVRRHRRTVWSVWGDATAVLVGDALACLAGEVLAECDSPYAARAGHALTVATRELIRGQVLDVAFEQRTDVQLPECVEMAYGKTGSLLGASAEVGAILAGADPATCVAFRTYGRELGLAFQLVDDLLGIWGSPDQTGKPVFSDLRAHKKTLPVVWSLEYGGPCGQELAEWLARPGTPSEADVQEAAVLVERAGGREWAMAEAGERVRRAGRALYVGGVGPSIRDQFDQLAQFVAERRL, via the coding sequence ATGACCGCCGTCGACCCGAGGCCCTCGGCAACCAAGGTCCCGGATCTGCTGGCCCGCGGCCGGGAGCTGGTCGAGCCGTCGCTGCGGCAGGCGTTGAGCCGGCTCGACGACCGGACCCGGCTGGTCGCGTCGTACCACCTCGGCTGGTGCGACGCGGACGGCCGGCCGATGACGGGCAGTTCCGGCAAGGCGATCCGGCCGGGTCTGGCCTTGCTCGTCGCCGAGGCGGTCTGCGGTGCCCCGGACCCGGCCGTGCCCGGTGGGGTCGCCGTCGAGCTGGTCCACAATTTCTCGCTGATCCACGACGACCTGATGGACCGCGACGCCGTACGGCGGCATCGCCGCACGGTCTGGTCGGTCTGGGGCGACGCCACGGCGGTGCTGGTCGGGGACGCCCTGGCCTGCCTGGCCGGTGAGGTACTGGCCGAGTGCGACTCGCCGTACGCCGCCCGCGCCGGTCACGCGCTGACGGTCGCGACCCGGGAGCTGATTCGTGGGCAGGTCCTGGATGTGGCGTTCGAGCAACGCACCGACGTGCAACTCCCGGAGTGCGTGGAGATGGCCTACGGGAAGACCGGATCGTTGCTCGGGGCATCGGCCGAGGTGGGCGCGATCCTGGCCGGCGCGGATCCGGCGACCTGTGTGGCGTTCCGGACCTACGGGCGTGAGCTGGGACTGGCGTTCCAGTTGGTCGACGACCTGCTCGGGATCTGGGGAAGTCCCGACCAGACGGGCAAACCGGTGTTCTCGGATCTGCGGGCCCACAAGAAGACGCTGCCGGTTGTCTGGTCCCTCGAGTACGGCGGCCCGTGCGGGCAGGAGCTGGCCGAATGGCTGGCCAGACCGGGGACCCCGTCCGAGGCCGACGTACAGGAGGCCGCCGTCCTCGTGGAACGCGCCGGCGGGCGCGAGTGGGCGATGGCCGAGGCCGGGGAGCGGGTGC
- the hpnE gene encoding hydroxysqualene dehydroxylase HpnE gives MRRVAVVGGGLAGITAALALADADCSVDLLERRPKLGGLTHSFQRNGRWIDNGQHVFLRCCTSYLRLLDRLGVRDQVHLQQRLDVPVRSGRYGGVGRIRRNRMPAPLHLGPALASYRWLSVAERVAAVRAALAMGRVDRTAAETDAQSFGGWLAAHGQDARAVEALWELIGIATLNARADDASLAVAATVFQLGLLERTDAADIGWSLVPLQQLHGDAALRALTAAGAEVRLQAPVRGLQDNGGGWSIEGERYDDVVLAVPPADAARLLPDGAVELPAGWAEALGSSPIVNAHVVFDRRVLDTPFIAGVDSPVQWAFDRTLQSATSEDEQYVAISLSAADGLIDTPVADLRELLVPALRQLLPAAADARVKEFFVTRERHATFRPAPASGRFRPVASTNRAGLHLAGAWTATGWPATMEGAVRSGEAAAASVLSASRPSTPAVRFEDTAS, from the coding sequence ATGAGGCGGGTGGCCGTCGTCGGCGGCGGACTGGCCGGGATCACCGCGGCTCTGGCGCTGGCCGATGCGGACTGCTCGGTGGACTTGTTGGAGAGGCGGCCGAAGCTCGGTGGGCTGACGCACTCGTTCCAGCGGAACGGCCGGTGGATCGACAACGGACAGCACGTGTTCCTTCGGTGCTGTACGTCGTACCTGCGGCTTCTCGACCGATTGGGCGTGCGGGACCAGGTGCACCTGCAACAGCGCCTCGACGTACCCGTGCGCAGTGGCCGGTACGGCGGTGTCGGGCGGATCCGGCGCAACCGGATGCCCGCTCCACTGCACCTCGGGCCGGCCTTGGCGTCGTACCGCTGGTTGAGCGTTGCGGAGCGGGTGGCGGCCGTTCGTGCGGCGCTGGCCATGGGACGGGTGGACCGGACGGCCGCGGAGACGGACGCGCAGTCGTTCGGGGGCTGGCTGGCGGCACACGGTCAGGACGCGCGGGCGGTCGAGGCGTTGTGGGAGCTGATCGGTATCGCGACGCTCAATGCCCGGGCGGACGACGCATCGCTCGCGGTGGCGGCGACCGTGTTCCAGCTCGGGTTGCTCGAACGTACTGATGCTGCGGACATCGGCTGGTCGTTGGTGCCTCTGCAGCAGTTGCATGGTGATGCGGCGCTGCGGGCGTTGACGGCGGCCGGTGCCGAGGTGCGCCTGCAAGCGCCGGTCCGAGGCCTTCAGGACAACGGCGGTGGCTGGTCGATCGAGGGAGAGCGGTACGACGATGTTGTACTGGCGGTGCCGCCGGCGGACGCAGCCCGGCTGCTGCCGGACGGTGCCGTGGAACTGCCGGCCGGGTGGGCAGAAGCACTCGGCAGCTCACCGATCGTCAACGCCCATGTCGTGTTCGACCGGCGGGTGCTCGACACGCCGTTCATCGCAGGCGTCGACAGCCCGGTGCAGTGGGCGTTCGACCGCACTCTGCAGAGCGCTACTTCCGAGGACGAGCAGTACGTCGCGATCTCGCTGTCGGCCGCCGACGGGCTGATCGACACCCCCGTCGCGGACCTGCGGGAACTGTTGGTGCCTGCCCTTCGGCAACTGCTGCCTGCGGCTGCCGACGCGCGAGTGAAGGAGTTCTTCGTGACCCGAGAACGTCATGCCACTTTCCGGCCCGCACCGGCATCCGGCCGGTTCCGCCCTGTCGCGAGCACGAACCGCGCCGGCCTGCATCTGGCCGGAGCCTGGACCGCGACCGGCTGGCCGGCCACGATGGAAGGCGCGGTGCGCAGCGGCGAGGCCGCGGCCGCCTCGGTCCTGAGTGCCTCCCGCCCGAGTACCCCGGCTGTGCGGTTCGAGGACACCGCGTCATGA
- the hpnD gene encoding presqualene diphosphate synthase HpnD, translating to MTPTVAEAYAACLEITKTEARNFYYGIRLLPPPKRTALSALYALARRIDDIGDGTLPLEDKRAALAQVRKDLGRLDELSEPVYVAVADAARRFPVPLGAFEELVDGVETDLCDVRIADFDQLVGYCRRVAGSVGRLCLSIFGPGSADADVERLSLYADQLGIALQQTNILRDIREDFSNGRIYLPADELQRFGVRLALDEHGALDDPQGRLAGYIRYAAARAQDWYALGWRLLPYLDRRSGASCRAMSGIYHHLLLRIGANPVLVYDRRLSLSAVEKAQVALASLAGARS from the coding sequence ATGACGCCGACGGTTGCGGAGGCGTACGCGGCCTGCCTGGAGATCACGAAGACCGAGGCGCGGAACTTCTACTACGGCATCCGGTTGCTGCCACCGCCGAAGCGCACCGCACTGTCGGCGCTGTACGCGTTGGCCCGGCGGATCGACGACATCGGCGACGGCACCCTGCCGCTCGAGGACAAGCGCGCCGCGCTCGCGCAGGTGCGCAAGGATCTCGGCCGGCTCGATGAGCTGAGCGAGCCGGTGTACGTCGCGGTGGCCGACGCTGCCCGCCGGTTCCCGGTGCCGCTCGGCGCCTTCGAGGAACTCGTCGACGGTGTCGAGACCGACCTGTGTGACGTCCGGATCGCCGATTTCGACCAGCTGGTCGGGTACTGCCGGCGGGTGGCCGGTTCGGTCGGCCGGCTGTGCCTGTCGATCTTCGGCCCGGGAAGCGCGGACGCCGACGTCGAGAGGCTCTCGCTGTACGCCGACCAGCTCGGCATCGCGCTGCAGCAGACGAACATCCTGCGCGACATCCGCGAAGACTTCAGCAACGGCCGCATCTATCTTCCGGCCGACGAACTGCAGCGGTTCGGCGTCCGGCTGGCACTCGACGAGCACGGCGCGCTCGACGACCCGCAGGGCCGGCTGGCCGGGTACATCCGGTACGCTGCCGCGCGAGCGCAGGACTGGTACGCACTGGGTTGGCGTCTGTTGCCGTACCTCGACCGGCGCAGCGGTGCGTCCTGCCGGGCGATGTCCGGCATCTATCACCACCTCCTGCTGCGGATCGGCGCGAATCCGGTCCTGGTCTACGACCGGCGGCTGTCGCTGTCGGCGGTGGAGAAGGCCCAGGTGGCGCTCGCGTCGTTGGCCGGAGCGCGGTCATGA
- the hpnC gene encoding squalene synthase HpnC, with the protein MHPDGLQREQRELGRREQGENFPVALKVLPAGPREALHAVYGYARTVDDLGDEHQGDRSAALRSFEEDLDRIWTTGQPVHPVLRRLLPVVQAHGLQAEPFHRLIQANLQDQTVTRYPTFADLLGYCRLSADPVGRIVLGVFGVSDPETVRLSDLVCTALQLVEHWQDVAEDRRAGRIYLPQEDLTTYGVAETDLDQPTASDALRELMLYETERAAMLLDEGAPIVRRLRGWARVSVAGFVAGGQATVRALRRTDGDVLARTARPSKAETVRLLIKAVA; encoded by the coding sequence GTGCATCCGGACGGGCTGCAGAGAGAACAGAGAGAACTCGGTAGGAGGGAACAGGGGGAGAATTTCCCTGTCGCGCTGAAAGTCCTCCCCGCCGGACCCCGAGAGGCGCTGCATGCCGTTTACGGCTACGCCCGGACCGTCGACGACCTGGGTGACGAGCACCAGGGTGACCGTTCCGCGGCGCTGCGCTCGTTCGAGGAAGACCTGGACCGCATCTGGACGACCGGGCAGCCGGTCCATCCGGTGCTGCGCCGGCTGCTCCCGGTCGTGCAGGCCCATGGCCTGCAGGCCGAACCCTTCCACCGCCTGATTCAGGCGAACCTCCAGGACCAGACGGTCACCCGGTACCCGACCTTCGCCGACCTCCTCGGCTACTGCCGGCTGTCCGCAGACCCGGTCGGCCGGATCGTGCTCGGTGTCTTCGGCGTCAGCGACCCCGAGACCGTCAGACTGTCCGACCTCGTATGTACGGCGCTGCAGCTGGTCGAACACTGGCAGGACGTCGCGGAGGACCGCCGGGCCGGGCGGATCTACCTGCCGCAGGAAGACCTGACGACGTACGGCGTTGCCGAGACCGACCTCGATCAACCGACAGCGTCGGACGCGTTGCGCGAGCTGATGCTTTACGAGACCGAGCGGGCCGCAATGCTGCTCGACGAAGGGGCTCCGATCGTCCGGCGGCTGCGCGGGTGGGCGCGGGTCTCCGTGGCCGGGTTCGTGGCCGGCGGACAGGCGACGGTCCGGGCGCTGCGTCGTACCGACGGCGACGTGCTGGCCCGTACCGCGCGGCCGTCGAAGGCGGAGACGGTGCGCCTGCTGATCAAGGCGGTGGCGTGA
- a CDS encoding PucR family transcriptional regulator: MTITIFDRAGLEAALLDGLPALLDEVRDRLAEHWPDYAAFLDNSRDIVLGPAELFVHRLLDTSIANLGNPEQPTVEQPDETVRRVFVEIGRRQLHEGNDLTRLLTAFQLGARVAWRHVAATALHLDFAPDHLAALADSVFVFVNHLSFSAADGYLQEQIDDAMVREQRREELANLLLSGRASTEAVRTAAAQAGWRIPDTAAVIIYGGDHQHAGTLVARLEPWALPIRRNGLVVGAVVPEPSGPGRRLQLSRELAGMRAVVGNTVTLAQLPRSLEIARIAVRLQKTGVLTDDPVFTDEHLDALIVWRDEALVAALRHEMLAPLEGETAAARERLSETLASWLRHFGDRQAIARELNIHPQTVRYRMARLKALYGDRLDDPDSRARLFLALEWPGPQPLE, encoded by the coding sequence ATGACCATCACCATCTTCGACCGGGCCGGCCTCGAGGCGGCTCTGCTGGACGGGCTGCCCGCCCTGCTGGACGAGGTCCGCGACCGGCTGGCCGAGCACTGGCCGGACTACGCCGCGTTCCTGGACAACAGCCGCGACATCGTCCTCGGTCCGGCCGAGCTGTTCGTGCACCGGCTGCTCGACACGTCGATCGCGAACCTCGGCAATCCGGAACAGCCCACCGTCGAACAACCCGACGAGACTGTCCGCCGGGTGTTCGTGGAGATCGGCCGCCGCCAGTTGCACGAGGGCAACGATCTCACCCGGCTGCTGACCGCCTTCCAGCTCGGCGCGCGGGTCGCCTGGCGGCACGTCGCCGCCACCGCCCTGCACCTGGACTTCGCGCCGGACCATCTCGCGGCGCTCGCGGACTCCGTGTTCGTGTTCGTCAACCATCTGTCGTTCTCGGCCGCCGACGGCTACCTGCAGGAGCAGATCGACGACGCGATGGTCCGCGAGCAACGTCGCGAGGAGCTGGCCAACCTGCTGCTGTCCGGACGCGCGAGTACCGAGGCCGTCCGTACCGCGGCAGCGCAGGCCGGATGGCGGATCCCGGACACCGCGGCCGTGATCATCTACGGCGGCGATCACCAGCACGCGGGCACCCTGGTCGCCAGGCTCGAGCCCTGGGCGCTACCGATCCGGCGCAACGGTCTCGTGGTCGGGGCGGTGGTTCCGGAACCGTCCGGTCCGGGACGCCGTCTGCAGCTCAGCCGCGAACTCGCCGGGATGCGCGCCGTGGTCGGCAATACCGTCACCTTGGCACAGCTGCCCCGCAGCCTGGAGATCGCCCGGATCGCCGTCCGGCTGCAGAAGACCGGCGTACTCACTGACGACCCGGTGTTCACCGACGAGCACCTGGACGCCTTGATCGTCTGGCGCGACGAGGCGCTGGTGGCCGCACTGCGCCACGAGATGCTGGCGCCGCTCGAGGGCGAGACGGCCGCCGCCCGGGAACGGCTCAGCGAAACCCTGGCCAGCTGGCTGCGGCACTTCGGCGACCGGCAGGCGATCGCGCGGGAGCTCAACATCCACCCGCAGACCGTGCGCTACCGGATGGCCCGGCTCAAGGCCCTGTACGGCGACCGCCTGGACGACCCCGACTCACGCGCTCGCCTGTTCCTCGCCCTCGAGTGGCCCGGCCCCCAACCGCTCGAGTAG
- a CDS encoding wax ester/triacylglycerol synthase domain-containing protein, whose protein sequence is MNGSVVSAADAFFLHVERPGAAQHVGGVVVLEPTDRRPAIDEVRRVVSEGFARLPRMRQRLAPPSRWRRPRWVEAEHVDLDWHVVERHSPDGLDGLLRVVGEFAEQPMPRDRPLWRIVMVRDVGPDGADALVVLLHHSIADGIGTVLQTFSLFEPRPALPLPSGAVPGRLTRAAAIAVGLAQLATDGTARPLPSGSARRDFAVAEAGLDAVRKVAAARGVRVTDLLLALLADGLAADTVVARDLPQPLRFSVTTMVRTSGSAAEGNATAATMVDVPVDGRPFDELLAEIAARTERLRRPTRAPASRFVTATGLRALPEPIARWFARTVYGPRFLHAVVSNLPGPAIPMTFAGVPHHRAYPILPLVPGTPLAVGALSWGGVLGIGLATDPALIDAAALAGHVSRLLERLGAGPLEGEEQASA, encoded by the coding sequence GTGAACGGGAGCGTCGTGTCGGCGGCCGATGCGTTCTTCCTGCACGTCGAGCGGCCGGGCGCGGCGCAACATGTCGGTGGTGTCGTCGTACTCGAGCCGACCGACCGACGGCCGGCGATCGACGAGGTCCGCAGAGTGGTCAGCGAGGGGTTCGCCCGGCTACCGCGGATGCGTCAACGGCTCGCACCGCCGTCGCGGTGGCGCCGGCCCCGCTGGGTCGAGGCCGAGCACGTCGACCTGGACTGGCACGTCGTCGAGCGGCATTCGCCGGACGGCTTGGACGGCCTGCTGCGCGTCGTCGGCGAGTTCGCCGAGCAACCGATGCCGCGAGACCGGCCGCTGTGGCGAATCGTGATGGTGCGCGACGTGGGTCCTGACGGCGCGGACGCGTTGGTCGTCCTGCTGCACCATTCGATTGCCGACGGCATCGGGACGGTTCTGCAGACGTTCAGTCTGTTCGAGCCGCGCCCGGCGTTACCGCTGCCGTCCGGCGCGGTGCCCGGACGGCTCACACGCGCCGCGGCGATCGCGGTCGGGCTGGCTCAGCTGGCGACCGACGGCACCGCACGGCCGTTGCCGTCCGGCTCGGCCCGGCGTGATTTCGCCGTCGCCGAGGCCGGGCTGGACGCCGTCCGGAAGGTTGCCGCGGCACGTGGGGTACGGGTCACCGATCTGCTGCTCGCGCTGCTGGCGGACGGTTTGGCCGCCGACACTGTCGTCGCGCGGGACCTCCCACAACCGCTGCGGTTCTCGGTGACGACGATGGTCCGGACGTCCGGCAGCGCGGCCGAGGGCAACGCGACCGCGGCGACGATGGTCGATGTGCCGGTCGACGGGCGCCCGTTCGACGAGCTACTGGCCGAGATAGCGGCCCGGACCGAACGGTTGCGCCGTCCGACCCGGGCGCCGGCGTCGCGGTTCGTGACGGCGACCGGTTTACGGGCGCTGCCGGAACCGATCGCACGCTGGTTCGCGCGGACGGTCTACGGACCGCGTTTCCTGCATGCGGTGGTGTCGAACCTGCCGGGACCGGCGATCCCGATGACGTTCGCGGGCGTGCCGCACCACCGTGCGTACCCGATCCTGCCGCTGGTCCCGGGTACTCCGCTCGCTGTCGGGGCGTTGAGCTGGGGAGGTGTGCTCGGGATCGGGCTGGCCACCGACCCCGCGCTCATCGACGCCGCGGCGCTGGCCGGCCACGTGAGCCGCCTACTCGAGCGGTTGGGGGCCGGGCCACTCGAGGGCGAGGAACAGGCGAGCGCGTGA
- a CDS encoding SDR family NAD(P)-dependent oxidoreductase — MRLDRKVVLVTGGSAGIGAAVVERLAAAGARIVVHGRDAVRTTAVAERSGGVPVIGDLVAPEAVLTAALRAYGQIDVLVANAGQGWSGPFAQMPVDQLERLVAVDLLAPLRLVRCLLPAMIERRSGHIALVGSVAGRTAVAGEAVYAATKAALDIFAESLRLEVRGSGVTVSLTLPGVVDTGFFAARGRPYDRKYPRPLPAEVVARAVVDAISNDRAEVWAPGWLRVAPTVRALAPGLYRRLAARFGEQVVPR, encoded by the coding sequence ATGCGGCTGGACAGGAAGGTCGTGCTCGTCACCGGTGGGTCGGCCGGGATCGGGGCCGCCGTCGTGGAGCGGCTCGCCGCGGCCGGGGCGCGCATCGTCGTGCACGGACGGGACGCGGTGCGGACCACCGCGGTCGCCGAGCGGTCCGGGGGCGTGCCGGTGATCGGTGATCTGGTCGCGCCGGAGGCGGTCCTGACGGCCGCGCTGCGCGCGTACGGGCAGATCGACGTACTCGTCGCCAATGCCGGCCAGGGCTGGTCGGGACCGTTCGCGCAGATGCCCGTCGACCAGCTCGAGCGGCTGGTGGCGGTCGACCTGCTGGCCCCGCTGCGGCTGGTTCGTTGCCTTCTCCCCGCGATGATCGAGCGGCGCAGCGGTCACATCGCTCTGGTCGGTTCGGTCGCCGGACGTACGGCGGTCGCGGGCGAAGCCGTCTACGCGGCGACCAAGGCTGCCCTCGACATCTTCGCCGAGAGTCTTCGGCTGGAGGTTCGTGGTAGTGGTGTCACCGTGAGCCTCACCCTTCCCGGCGTCGTCGACACCGGGTTCTTCGCCGCACGTGGCCGGCCCTACGACCGCAAGTATCCGCGCCCGCTGCCCGCGGAAGTCGTCGCGCGGGCAGTGGTCGACGCCATCTCGAACGATCGCGCCGAGGTCTGGGCACCTGGCTGGCTTCGCGTGGCTCCCACCGTACGGGCGTTGGCGCCGGGTCTGTATCGCCGGCTGGCGGCGCGCTTCGGCGAGCAGGTGGTGCCGCGGTGA
- a CDS encoding alpha/beta hydrolase: MALQVAAAAALLVAVGWRDRRWRLRVLPAVVGLTAVLTVLAAYPGARAARQVDPVPISVWLWLGVTAGALLVLAAGWRGARWWRRGTALVAAALAAFLCANAINQYVGYYPTIGAALDDWKHAPLPGQTSLPVAVHAAGVATVPPAGKLVAVDIPATYSHFTHRQELVYLPPIWFVGRSRPALPVVELIGAEHGSPGDWVRLGNAVRVSDDYAAAHSGYAPILVFADATGRFSNDTECVNGVPGNAADHLAEDIPAYVGKTFGAVRDPRRWAVAGFSMGGTCALDLVVEHPEVFGHFADISGDLAPYTGTPAQTLHDLYGGDDNARRANDPRLVMRAHGPYVGVSGLFCTSTGEVDRRHEAEELARAAAAVDIASRVEVSPGAHTWQFAASEFAKLFPWLVDQLAARQGAGHA; the protein is encoded by the coding sequence GTGGCTCTTCAGGTTGCCGCGGCCGCGGCGCTGCTGGTGGCCGTCGGGTGGCGGGACCGGCGATGGCGGCTGCGCGTCCTGCCGGCGGTCGTCGGTCTGACGGCGGTGCTGACGGTGCTGGCGGCCTATCCGGGCGCGCGGGCGGCCCGACAGGTGGATCCGGTCCCGATCTCGGTGTGGTTGTGGCTGGGGGTGACCGCGGGCGCGTTGCTCGTGCTGGCGGCCGGGTGGCGGGGTGCGCGCTGGTGGAGGCGCGGTACGGCACTGGTCGCCGCAGCGCTGGCGGCATTCCTGTGCGCGAACGCGATCAACCAGTACGTCGGTTACTACCCGACGATCGGCGCTGCGCTCGACGACTGGAAGCATGCCCCGCTACCGGGGCAGACTTCCTTGCCAGTCGCTGTTCACGCCGCCGGGGTCGCGACGGTACCGCCGGCGGGCAAGTTGGTTGCCGTCGACATACCGGCGACCTACAGCCACTTCACCCACCGGCAGGAACTGGTGTACCTGCCGCCGATCTGGTTCGTCGGCCGGAGCCGTCCGGCATTGCCCGTGGTCGAGTTGATCGGTGCCGAGCACGGCAGTCCGGGTGACTGGGTGCGCCTCGGCAACGCGGTGCGGGTCTCCGACGACTACGCCGCTGCGCACAGCGGGTACGCGCCGATTCTGGTGTTCGCCGACGCGACGGGCCGGTTCAGCAACGACACGGAGTGCGTGAACGGCGTACCGGGGAATGCCGCCGACCACCTGGCCGAGGACATCCCGGCGTACGTCGGGAAGACTTTCGGCGCCGTCCGCGACCCGCGGCGGTGGGCGGTCGCCGGGTTCTCGATGGGCGGGACCTGTGCGCTGGATCTGGTGGTCGAGCACCCGGAGGTGTTCGGCCACTTCGCCGACATCTCCGGCGATCTCGCGCCGTACACAGGCACTCCCGCACAGACGCTGCACGACTTGTACGGCGGAGACGACAACGCCCGGCGCGCCAACGACCCGCGCCTGGTCATGCGCGCGCACGGCCCGTATGTGGGAGTGAGCGGCCTGTTCTGCACGAGCACCGGGGAAGTGGATCGTCGACACGAGGCGGAGGAACTCGCCAGGGCGGCTGCTGCCGTGGACATCGCGTCCCGGGTCGAGGTCTCGCCAGGAGCCCATACGTGGCAGTTCGCCGCGTCGGAGTTCGCGAAACTCTTTCCCTGGCTGGTCGATCAGCTCGCGGCGCGCCAGGGGGCAGGACACGCCTGA
- a CDS encoding glycoside hydrolase family 12 protein, whose translation MNKWWRAVTAVVTVLAAGLVAAVPANAATWSSSDKWATWSNGGYTIRNDVWGSGAGPQTIWANSYSNWGVWADHPNTGGVKAYPHSARNIGRQLSSLGSLRSSFNVSRPGSGSYETAYDIWAGNNAYEIMLWVNKQGAVGPIGSRQTTASVGGHTWDVYRGSNGSNAVFSFVRTSNTNSGTVDIKAILNWIRSAGWMGDAVVGEVQFGFEITSSSGGLNFTSNSYSVSSS comes from the coding sequence ATGAACAAGTGGTGGAGAGCAGTAACGGCAGTGGTGACAGTGCTGGCGGCGGGCCTGGTGGCCGCCGTACCGGCGAACGCGGCGACGTGGTCGTCGTCGGACAAGTGGGCCACCTGGTCCAACGGTGGCTACACCATCCGGAACGATGTCTGGGGCAGTGGCGCCGGGCCGCAGACGATCTGGGCCAACTCGTACAGCAACTGGGGCGTCTGGGCCGACCACCCGAACACCGGCGGTGTGAAGGCGTATCCGCACTCGGCTCGCAACATCGGCAGGCAGCTCAGCTCGCTCGGCAGTTTGCGCAGCAGCTTCAACGTCAGCAGGCCGGGCAGCGGTTCGTACGAGACGGCGTACGACATCTGGGCCGGCAACAATGCGTACGAGATCATGCTCTGGGTCAACAAGCAGGGCGCGGTCGGCCCGATCGGATCCCGGCAGACCACCGCGTCCGTCGGCGGCCACACCTGGGACGTCTACCGGGGGAGCAACGGTTCGAACGCGGTCTTCTCGTTCGTCCGCACCTCCAACACCAACTCCGGAACCGTCGACATCAAGGCGATCCTGAACTGGATCCGCAGCGCCGGCTGGATGGGCGACGCGGTGGTCGGCGAGGTCCAGTTCGGCTTCGAGATCACCTCGTCGTCGGGCGGCCTCAACTTCACCAGCAACTCCTACTCCGTCAGCTCTTCCTGA